In a single window of the Candidatus Tisiphia endosymbiont of Nemotelus nigrinus genome:
- the dnaX gene encoding DNA polymerase III subunit gamma/tau: protein MQVTKTTNQYINFARKYRPTNFSELYGQEVLTKILNYTIQKDRISQGYLLTGIRGVGKTTSARIVAKTINCTNQVVEGEYVKPCENCQNCNSFNKNNHPDIIEMDAASKTSVDDIRKIIESSDYKPLIGRYSIFIIDEVHMLSKGAFNALLKILEEPPAHVIFIFATTEPQKIPLTVISRCQRYDLRRLTFDDIFQLIQQIAKKEQLNVEIEALKIIASRSDGSARDAVSVLDQATSLASGDLLTPEIVYQILGLVDTANIIKFFEYLIQKDAAKSIDLVNQLYMSSANLEIFVALVADFSAYLNKVKILPDYQNPIYLPFNDQVTAILTKVTLPQLSIIWQIYSKGIIEMKTSHNQLIEAEMLAIKSIYSQMLPSLEELVDIHSNGGQLEQPVLQQSTQNHQITDFLEFLHLHNEMEIYYRLLNQVELKSFTLQTIEIAENDLNSKIKEQIGSLLFAWSGKSWDVIITKQSQIITLKEQLMNKVKSSKDWEILIKHFPNITISDILLKN from the coding sequence ATACAAGTGACCAAAACAACTAACCAATATATTAATTTTGCTAGGAAATATCGTCCTACTAATTTCTCTGAACTATACGGGCAAGAAGTTTTAACAAAAATTCTAAACTATACTATTCAAAAAGATCGTATATCTCAAGGGTATCTTCTTACGGGTATTAGAGGAGTTGGTAAAACTACTTCAGCACGTATTGTCGCTAAAACTATTAATTGTACCAATCAGGTAGTTGAAGGTGAGTATGTTAAGCCTTGTGAGAACTGTCAGAATTGTAATAGTTTTAATAAAAATAATCATCCTGATATAATTGAAATGGATGCTGCCAGTAAGACAAGCGTTGATGACATTCGTAAAATAATAGAAAGCAGCGATTACAAGCCGCTAATTGGTAGGTATAGCATCTTTATAATTGATGAAGTTCATATGTTGTCTAAGGGGGCATTTAATGCTTTACTTAAAATTCTTGAAGAACCACCAGCCCATGTTATATTCATATTTGCTACTACCGAACCACAGAAAATCCCATTAACCGTAATTTCTAGATGTCAGCGATATGACTTAAGAAGGCTAACATTTGATGATATTTTCCAGCTAATTCAGCAGATTGCCAAAAAAGAACAGTTAAATGTTGAAATAGAAGCTCTTAAAATAATTGCCTCTAGGTCTGATGGTTCGGCCAGAGATGCAGTTTCAGTATTAGATCAAGCAACAAGTTTGGCATCAGGAGACTTGCTCACTCCTGAAATTGTCTACCAAATACTTGGTTTAGTTGATACAGCTAATATCATCAAATTTTTTGAATATCTTATTCAAAAAGATGCTGCTAAATCGATTGATTTAGTAAACCAGCTCTATATGTCTTCAGCAAATTTAGAAATATTTGTAGCCCTAGTTGCTGATTTTAGTGCCTATCTTAATAAGGTAAAGATATTACCTGATTATCAGAATCCTATATATCTACCTTTTAATGATCAGGTTACAGCTATTTTAACAAAAGTTACCCTTCCTCAATTATCTATTATTTGGCAAATATATAGTAAAGGGATTATAGAGATGAAAACTTCTCATAATCAGTTGATAGAAGCTGAAATGCTGGCAATAAAATCCATCTACTCACAAATGTTGCCATCACTAGAAGAATTAGTGGATATACACAGTAATGGAGGACAACTAGAACAGCCAGTATTACAACAATCAACTCAAAATCATCAAATTACTGATTTCCTAGAGTTTTTACATTTGCATAACGAAATGGAAATTTACTACAGATTGTTAAACCAAGTAGAACTAAAATCTTTTACTCTTCAGACTATAGAAATCGCTGAAAACGACCTCAATAGCAAAATAAAAGAGCAAATAGGTAGTTTATTATTTGCCTGGTCAGGTAAGAGTTGGGATGTGATCATTACCAAACAATCACAAATAATTACTCTTAAAGAGCAATTGATGAATAAAGTAAAATCAAGTAAAGATTGGGAAATTCTAATAAAACACTTTCCAAATATCACGATTTCAGATATCCTGTTAAAGAATTAA
- a CDS encoding YbaB/EbfC family nucleoid-associated protein, producing MVNFNQFLKQAQSMQKKMQEMQEQMASTEYSGKAGGGLVNITVSGRGEVRKVSIDGSLLKETEKELLEDLIVAAFSDAKSKVDEDSQNSMHNAFGNVALPPGLKMPF from the coding sequence ATGGTAAATTTTAATCAGTTTTTAAAACAAGCTCAGTCAATGCAGAAGAAAATGCAGGAGATGCAAGAGCAAATGGCAAGTACTGAATATTCTGGAAAAGCAGGTGGCGGGTTAGTAAATATTACCGTTAGTGGTCGTGGAGAAGTTCGTAAGGTATCTATTGATGGTTCTTTGCTTAAAGAGACAGAGAAAGAACTGTTGGAAGATTTAATTGTTGCTGCTTTTAGTGATGCTAAAAGCAAGGTTGATGAAGATTCACAAAACTCTATGCACAATGCTTTCGGTAACGTTGCTTTACCACCTGGACTAAAAATGCCATTTTGA